A stretch of Streptomyces vietnamensis DNA encodes these proteins:
- the rpsG gene encoding 30S ribosomal protein S7 produces MPRKGPAPKRPVIIDPVYSSPLVTSLINKILLDGKRSTAERIVYGAMEGLREKTGQDPVITLKRALENVKPALEVKSRRVGGATYQVPIEVKPGRASTLALRWLVGYSRARREKTMTERLMNELLDASNGLGAAVKKREDTHKMAESNKAFAHYRW; encoded by the coding sequence ATGCCTCGTAAGGGCCCCGCCCCGAAGCGCCCGGTCATCATCGACCCGGTCTACAGCTCTCCTCTTGTCACCTCGCTGATCAACAAGATCCTGCTGGACGGCAAGCGTTCCACCGCCGAGCGCATCGTGTACGGCGCCATGGAGGGTCTTCGTGAGAAGACCGGCCAGGACCCGGTCATCACGCTGAAGCGCGCTCTCGAGAACGTCAAGCCGGCCCTCGAGGTCAAGTCCCGCCGTGTCGGTGGCGCCACCTACCAGGTGCCGATCGAGGTCAAGCCGGGCCGCGCGTCCACGCTCGCCCTCCGCTGGCTCGTCGGTTACTCCCGCGCCCGTCGCGAGAAGACCATGACCGAGCGCCTCATGAACGAGCTCCTCGACGCCTCCAACGGCCTCGGTGCTGCCGTCAAGAAGCGCGAGGACACGCACAAGATGGCCGAGTCCAACAAGGCCTTCGCGCACTACCGCTGGTAG
- the fusA gene encoding elongation factor G: MATTSLDLAKVRNIGIMAHIDAGKTTTTERILFYTGVSYKIGEVHDGAATMDWMEQEQERGITITSAATTCHWPLENVDHTINIIDTPGHVDFTVEVERSLRVLDGAVTVFDGVAGVEPQSETVWRQADRYGVPRICFVNKLDRTGAEFLRCVDMIVDRLGATPIVMQLPIGAEADFQGVIDLVRMKALVWSAEASKGEMYDVVDIPADKLEQAEEYRAKLVETVAENDEEIMELFLEGTEPTEEQLYAAVRRITIASGKGGETTVTPVFCGTAFKNKGVQPLLDAVVRYLPSPLDVEAIEGHDVKDAELVVKRKPSDDEPLAALAFKIASDPHLGKLTFVRIYSGRLEAGTAVLNSVKGKKERIGKIYRMHANKREEIDSVGAGDIVAVMGLKQTTTGETLCDEKNPVILESMDFPAPVIQVAIEPKSKGDQEKLGVAIQRLAEEDPSFQVHSDEETGQTIIGGMGELHLDILVDRMRREFKVEANVGKPQVAYRETIRKAVERVDFTHKKQTGGTGQFAKVQIAIEPIEGGDASYEFVNKVTGGRIPKEYIPSVDAGAQEAMQFGILAGYEMTGVRVILLDGAYHEVDSSELAFKIAGSQAFKEAARKASPVILEPMMAVEVVTPEDYMGEVIGDINSRRGQIQAMEERSGARVVKGLVPLSEMFGYVGDLRSKTSGRASYSMQFDSYAEVPRNVAEEIIAKAKGE; the protein is encoded by the coding sequence ATGGCTACCACTTCGCTTGACCTGGCCAAGGTGCGCAACATCGGCATCATGGCCCACATCGACGCGGGCAAGACGACCACCACCGAGCGGATCCTGTTCTACACCGGCGTTTCGTACAAGATCGGTGAAGTCCACGACGGCGCTGCCACGATGGACTGGATGGAGCAGGAGCAGGAGCGCGGCATCACGATCACGTCCGCCGCGACGACCTGCCACTGGCCGCTCGAGAATGTCGATCACACGATCAACATCATCGACACGCCGGGTCACGTCGACTTCACCGTCGAGGTGGAGCGTTCGCTGCGCGTGCTCGACGGTGCTGTCACCGTGTTCGACGGTGTGGCCGGTGTCGAGCCCCAGTCCGAGACTGTCTGGCGTCAGGCGGACCGCTACGGCGTCCCGCGCATCTGCTTCGTCAACAAGCTCGACCGTACGGGCGCCGAGTTCCTCCGCTGCGTCGACATGATCGTGGACCGCCTCGGCGCGACCCCGATCGTCATGCAGCTCCCGATCGGTGCCGAGGCCGACTTCCAGGGCGTCATCGACCTGGTCCGCATGAAGGCCCTCGTCTGGTCCGCCGAGGCCAGCAAGGGCGAGATGTACGACGTCGTCGACATCCCGGCGGACAAGCTCGAGCAGGCCGAGGAGTACCGCGCCAAGCTCGTCGAGACGGTCGCCGAGAACGACGAAGAGATCATGGAGCTCTTCCTCGAGGGCACTGAGCCCACCGAGGAGCAGCTGTACGCCGCGGTCCGTCGTATCACGATCGCCTCCGGCAAGGGCGGCGAGACCACGGTCACCCCCGTGTTCTGTGGCACCGCGTTCAAGAACAAGGGCGTTCAGCCCCTGCTCGACGCTGTCGTCCGCTACCTGCCTTCCCCCCTGGACGTCGAGGCCATCGAGGGCCACGACGTCAAGGACGCCGAGCTGGTCGTCAAGCGCAAGCCTTCTGACGACGAGCCGCTGGCCGCCCTCGCGTTCAAGATCGCGAGCGACCCGCACCTCGGCAAGCTCACCTTCGTCCGGATCTACTCCGGTCGCCTGGAGGCCGGCACCGCGGTGCTGAACTCCGTCAAGGGCAAGAAGGAGCGCATCGGCAAGATCTACCGCATGCACGCGAACAAGCGTGAGGAGATCGACTCGGTGGGCGCCGGCGACATCGTCGCCGTCATGGGCCTCAAGCAGACCACCACCGGTGAGACGCTGTGCGACGAGAAGAACCCGGTCATCCTGGAGTCCATGGACTTCCCGGCCCCGGTCATCCAGGTCGCCATCGAGCCCAAGTCCAAGGGTGACCAGGAGAAGCTGGGTGTCGCCATCCAGCGTCTCGCGGAGGAGGACCCCTCCTTCCAGGTCCACTCGGACGAGGAGACCGGCCAGACCATCATCGGTGGTATGGGCGAGCTTCACCTCGACATCCTCGTCGACCGCATGCGTCGCGAGTTCAAGGTCGAGGCGAACGTCGGCAAGCCGCAGGTCGCGTACCGCGAGACGATCCGCAAGGCCGTCGAGCGCGTGGACTTCACCCACAAGAAGCAGACCGGTGGTACCGGTCAGTTCGCCAAGGTGCAGATCGCGATCGAGCCCATCGAGGGTGGCGACGCCTCCTACGAGTTCGTGAACAAGGTCACCGGTGGCCGCATCCCGAAGGAGTACATCCCTTCGGTCGACGCGGGTGCGCAGGAGGCCATGCAGTTCGGCATCCTGGCCGGCTACGAGATGACTGGCGTCCGCGTCATCCTTCTCGACGGTGCCTACCACGAGGTCGACTCCTCCGAGCTCGCGTTCAAGATCGCCGGTTCGCAGGCCTTCAAGGAGGCCGCGCGCAAGGCTTCTCCCGTCATCCTTGAGCCGATGATGGCCGTCGAGGTCGTCACGCCCGAGGACTACATGGGCGAGGTCATCGGTGACATCAACTCCCGCCGTGGCCAGATCCAGGCCATGGAGGAGCGCAGCGGCGCCCGCGTCGTGAAGGGCCTCGTGCCGCTCTCGGAGATGTTCGGCTACGTCGGAGACCTCCGCAGCAAGACCTCGGGTCGCGCAAGCTACTCGATGCAGTTCGACTCCTACGCCGAGGTTCCGCGGAACGTCGCCGAGGAGATCATCGCGAAGGCCAAGGGCGAGTAA
- the tuf gene encoding elongation factor Tu: MAKAKFERTKPHVNIGTIGHIDHGKTTLTAAITKVLHDAYPDLNEASAFDQIDKAPEERQRGITISIAHVEYQTEQRHYAHVDCPGHADYIKNMITGAAQMDGAILVVAATDGPMPQTKEHVLLARQVGVPYIVVALNKADMVDDEEILELVELEVRELLSEYEFPGDDLPVVRVSALKALEGDKEWGEKLLGLMKAVDESIPQPERDVDKPFLMPIEDVFTITGRGTVVTGRIERGVLKVNETVDIIGIKTEKTTTTVTGIEMFRKLLDEGQAGENVGLLLRGIKREDVERGQVIIKPGSVTPHTKFEAQAYILSKDEGGRHTPFFNNYRPQFYFRTTDVTGVVTLPEGTEMVMPGDNTAMSVELIQPVAMEEGLKFAIREGGRTVGAGQVVKITA, translated from the coding sequence GTGGCGAAGGCGAAGTTCGAGCGGACTAAGCCGCACGTCAACATCGGCACCATCGGTCACATCGACCACGGTAAGACGACCCTCACGGCCGCCATTACCAAGGTGCTGCACGACGCGTACCCGGACCTGAACGAGGCCTCGGCCTTCGACCAGATCGACAAGGCTCCCGAGGAGCGCCAGCGCGGTATCACCATCTCGATCGCGCACGTCGAGTACCAGACGGAGCAGCGTCACTACGCTCACGTCGACTGCCCCGGTCACGCTGACTACATCAAGAACATGATCACGGGTGCCGCGCAGATGGACGGCGCCATCCTCGTGGTCGCCGCCACCGACGGCCCGATGCCGCAGACCAAGGAGCACGTCCTCCTTGCTCGCCAGGTCGGCGTTCCGTACATCGTCGTCGCCCTGAACAAGGCCGACATGGTGGACGACGAGGAGATCCTCGAGCTCGTCGAGCTCGAGGTCCGTGAGCTCCTCTCCGAGTACGAGTTCCCGGGCGACGACCTGCCGGTCGTCCGCGTCTCGGCGCTCAAGGCGCTCGAGGGCGACAAGGAGTGGGGCGAGAAGCTCCTCGGCCTCATGAAGGCCGTGGACGAGTCCATCCCGCAGCCCGAGCGTGACGTCGACAAGCCGTTCCTGATGCCGATCGAGGACGTCTTCACGATCACCGGTCGTGGCACCGTCGTCACCGGTCGTATCGAGCGTGGTGTCCTCAAGGTCAACGAGACCGTCGACATCATCGGCATCAAGACCGAGAAGACCACCACCACGGTCACCGGCATCGAGATGTTCCGCAAGCTGCTCGACGAGGGCCAGGCCGGTGAGAACGTCGGTCTGCTCCTCCGTGGCATCAAGCGCGAGGACGTCGAGCGCGGCCAGGTCATCATCAAGCCGGGTTCGGTCACGCCGCACACGAAGTTCGAGGCCCAGGCCTACATCCTGTCGAAGGACGAGGGTGGCCGTCACACCCCGTTCTTCAACAACTACCGCCCGCAGTTCTACTTCCGTACCACGGACGTGACCGGCGTCGTGACCCTCCCCGAGGGCACCGAGATGGTCATGCCGGGCGACAACACCGCCATGTCCGTCGAGCTGATCCAGCCCGTCGCCATGGAGGAGGGCCTCAAGTTCGCCATCCGTGAGGGTGGCCGGACCGTCGGCGCCGGCCAGGTCGTCAAGATCACTGCCTGA
- a CDS encoding PIG-L family deacetylase: protein MHTPPRRRTVLAAALAVTAAAAGCSVPEPRRTAPTADPAPGKPIASARARRALLMQFSAHPDDDLYFMNPDAQRLLDAGVPLVSVYVTAGEHNGRNRIAGMPETPPDRAAYSSARHQGLRQAYAVALGLPAFTPWRREVLTLPGGRRAEADTLVHGARRVELVFLNLPMHSGRRYMALPSLWQDRALELRTHLSAGSPVTRADTYDYDRLVDVLVGLLRRHRPTVVHTLDPDPDIQLSPEATRKRDSEQPGYADHGDHTAVASFTWAALCRWVSDAVRDGEPIPAFTTTAFRGYYNRHWPKNLPPEVLKEKAARLVPYGGNPSWECGNPSGCGDYGVSGDRPLTNRKGWVRSTHHRWPGANPALAEESGGRLAAYGVLGLRAVRWRESEPGVWGEPVDLGGGPLAPALGSAVLGDGRVLLLGVRFAALDGHGGANRREVVLLEQRSPGGPFLAWRGLGNPERGDDRGRRIGAPVAVTAPDGRVHLFVRNADKGVSTRVRAADGSWSPWRPLPGDGEVQDGLAVSLDASGRVHLYAAGREHVRHWVDGVPQRAPLPLSGSTVASAGGALYFRAPASAPLIGPDGDAGLDGYGEVVAARSAALGTVLLGTDLKGRTALRAGGRLRTRTPAGKGAAALHLGARGPVVVGLGADGRPWSWRP, encoded by the coding sequence GTGCACACTCCACCCCGTCGGCGGACGGTCCTCGCCGCCGCCCTCGCGGTCACCGCGGCCGCCGCCGGGTGTTCCGTACCGGAGCCGCGCCGGACCGCACCGACCGCCGATCCGGCACCGGGCAAGCCGATCGCCTCCGCGCGGGCCCGGCGGGCCCTGCTGATGCAGTTCTCCGCACATCCGGACGACGACCTGTACTTCATGAACCCGGACGCCCAGCGGCTGCTCGACGCGGGCGTCCCGCTCGTCTCCGTGTACGTGACGGCCGGCGAGCACAACGGCAGGAACCGGATCGCGGGGATGCCCGAGACGCCCCCGGACCGGGCCGCCTACTCCTCCGCCCGCCACCAGGGCCTGCGCCAGGCGTACGCGGTGGCGCTCGGCCTCCCGGCGTTCACGCCGTGGCGGCGGGAGGTCCTGACCCTCCCCGGCGGCCGGCGGGCCGAGGCCGACACCCTCGTGCACGGCGCCCGCAGGGTCGAACTGGTCTTCCTCAACCTGCCGATGCACTCCGGCCGCCGCTACATGGCGCTGCCCTCGCTCTGGCAGGACCGCGCCCTGGAGCTGCGCACCCACCTGTCGGCCGGCTCCCCCGTCACCCGCGCCGACACCTACGACTACGACCGGCTGGTCGACGTCCTCGTCGGGCTGCTCCGCCGCCACCGGCCCACGGTCGTGCACACCCTGGACCCGGACCCCGACATCCAGCTGAGCCCCGAGGCCACCCGGAAGCGGGACTCCGAACAGCCGGGCTACGCGGACCACGGGGACCACACGGCGGTCGCCTCCTTCACCTGGGCCGCCCTGTGCCGCTGGGTCTCGGACGCGGTCCGGGACGGCGAACCGATCCCGGCGTTCACGACCACCGCCTTCCGCGGCTACTACAACCGGCACTGGCCCAAGAACCTCCCGCCGGAGGTCCTGAAGGAGAAGGCGGCCCGGCTCGTCCCGTACGGCGGGAACCCGTCCTGGGAGTGCGGGAACCCCTCGGGCTGCGGCGACTACGGCGTCAGCGGCGACCGGCCCCTGACCAACCGCAAGGGCTGGGTCCGTTCCACCCACCACCGCTGGCCCGGCGCGAACCCGGCGCTCGCCGAGGAGTCCGGCGGCCGGCTCGCCGCGTACGGGGTGCTCGGGCTGCGCGCGGTCCGCTGGCGGGAGTCGGAGCCCGGCGTCTGGGGCGAGCCGGTGGACCTGGGCGGCGGCCCGCTCGCCCCGGCGCTCGGCTCGGCGGTGCTCGGCGACGGCCGGGTGCTGCTCCTCGGGGTGCGGTTCGCCGCACTCGACGGGCACGGCGGGGCCAACCGGCGCGAGGTGGTGCTCCTGGAGCAGCGCTCCCCCGGCGGGCCCTTCCTGGCCTGGCGGGGCCTGGGGAACCCGGAGCGCGGGGACGACCGGGGCCGCCGGATCGGTGCCCCGGTGGCGGTGACGGCCCCCGACGGCCGGGTCCACCTCTTCGTACGGAACGCCGACAAGGGCGTCTCGACGCGGGTCCGGGCGGCGGACGGCTCCTGGTCCCCGTGGCGGCCGCTCCCCGGCGACGGAGAGGTCCAGGACGGCCTGGCGGTCTCGCTCGACGCGTCCGGCCGGGTGCACCTGTACGCGGCCGGGCGGGAGCACGTACGGCACTGGGTGGACGGGGTCCCACAGCGGGCGCCGCTGCCGCTCTCCGGCTCCACGGTGGCGAGCGCGGGCGGCGCGCTCTACTTCCGGGCGCCGGCGTCCGCGCCCCTGATCGGCCCGGACGGCGACGCCGGTCTCGACGGGTACGGGGAGGTGGTGGCCGCCCGGTCGGCCGCGCTCGGCACCGTGCTGCTCGGCACGGACCTGAAGGGCCGGACGGCACTCAGGGCCGGCGGCCGGCTCCGTACCCGTACCCCTGCCGGAAAGGGAGCGGCCGCGCTCCACCTGGGGGCGCGGGGGCCGGTCGTCGTGGGCCTGGGCGCGGACGGCCGCCCCTGGAGCTGGCGGCCGTAA
- a CDS encoding YciI family protein produces MKYVAMIYGNQAKWDSFPAEAWPEAIARQEAFNTKYRESGELIGAYGLADAAAAQLVRRENGAPAVTDGPYLETKEYLASFYLLDCESLERAQAIAADMPFADVEPVELWPILHESAADV; encoded by the coding sequence ATGAAGTACGTCGCGATGATCTACGGCAACCAGGCCAAGTGGGACTCCTTCCCGGCCGAGGCCTGGCCCGAGGCGATCGCCCGGCAGGAGGCCTTCAACACCAAGTACCGGGAGAGCGGCGAGCTGATCGGCGCGTACGGCCTCGCCGACGCGGCCGCCGCCCAGCTCGTGCGGCGCGAGAACGGGGCCCCCGCGGTCACCGACGGCCCGTACCTGGAGACCAAGGAGTACCTGGCCAGCTTCTACCTGCTCGACTGCGAGAGCCTGGAGCGGGCCCAGGCGATCGCCGCGGACATGCCCTTCGCGGACGTCGAGCCCGTCGAGCTCTGGCCGATCCTGCACGAGTCCGCGGCGGACGTGTGA
- a CDS encoding RNA polymerase sigma factor, with translation MTGTHETEDLLRTYAPQVLGALVRRYGDFDLCEDAVQEALIAAAQQWPGEGVPDHARAWLLTVAQRKYVDHVRSEAARRRREDAVALATPDSALLARAADDAPDADRDDSLALLFLCCHPDLSPPSRIALTLRAVGGLTTAQIAAAFLVPESTMAQRISRAKQTIKAGGLSLAPPEGEDRTARLAEVRHVLYLVFNEGYTASGGDALTAPELSTEAIRLVRMLHRLVPEDTETAGLLALMLLTDARRPARTGPDGELVPLAEQDRGSWDGGLIAEGVELLGRTLPEGRVGPYQLQAAIAAVHDEAPSAEATDWPQILALYELLERTGPNPMVTLNRAVAVAMVHGPEAGLELLDGLAEDGRLARNHRLLATRAHLLELLGEKEDAASAYREAARHTTSAPERRHLTERARRLG, from the coding sequence GTGACCGGGACGCACGAGACCGAGGACCTGCTGCGCACGTACGCGCCGCAGGTCCTCGGTGCGCTCGTCCGCCGGTACGGCGACTTCGACCTCTGCGAGGACGCCGTCCAGGAGGCGCTGATCGCCGCGGCGCAGCAGTGGCCGGGGGAAGGCGTCCCCGACCACGCGCGCGCGTGGCTCCTGACCGTCGCCCAGCGCAAGTACGTCGACCACGTGCGCAGCGAGGCCGCGCGCCGGCGCCGCGAGGACGCCGTCGCCCTCGCCACCCCGGACTCCGCGCTCCTCGCGCGCGCCGCCGACGACGCTCCGGACGCCGACCGGGACGACTCCCTGGCGCTGCTCTTCCTCTGCTGCCACCCCGACCTGTCGCCGCCCAGCCGGATCGCGCTCACCCTGCGGGCCGTCGGCGGCCTCACCACCGCGCAGATCGCCGCCGCCTTCCTCGTGCCCGAGTCGACCATGGCGCAGCGGATCAGCCGGGCCAAGCAGACGATCAAGGCCGGCGGACTGTCCCTCGCGCCGCCCGAGGGCGAGGACCGCACCGCCCGCCTCGCCGAGGTGCGGCACGTGCTCTACCTCGTCTTCAACGAGGGCTACACGGCCAGCGGCGGCGACGCGCTCACCGCGCCCGAGCTGTCGACGGAGGCGATCCGGCTGGTCAGGATGCTGCACCGGCTCGTTCCCGAGGACACCGAGACGGCGGGCCTGCTCGCGCTGATGCTGCTCACCGACGCCCGCCGGCCGGCCCGCACGGGCCCGGACGGGGAACTCGTACCGCTCGCGGAGCAGGACCGGGGGAGCTGGGACGGCGGGCTGATCGCCGAGGGCGTGGAGCTGCTCGGCCGCACCCTGCCGGAGGGCCGGGTCGGCCCGTACCAGCTGCAGGCGGCGATCGCGGCCGTGCACGACGAGGCCCCGTCCGCCGAGGCCACGGACTGGCCGCAGATCCTCGCCCTGTACGAGCTCCTGGAGCGCACCGGGCCGAACCCGATGGTCACCCTCAACCGCGCGGTCGCCGTCGCCATGGTCCACGGCCCGGAGGCCGGTCTCGAGCTCCTGGACGGGCTCGCGGAGGACGGGCGACTGGCCAGGAACCACCGCCTCCTCGCGACCCGCGCGCACCTGCTCGAACTCCTCGGCGAGAAGGAGGACGCGGCCTCCGCCTACCGGGAGGCGGCCCGCCACACGACCAGTGCGCCCGAACGGCGCCATCTGACGGAGCGGGCCCGGCGCCTGGGATGA
- the rpsJ gene encoding 30S ribosomal protein S10, with protein sequence MAGQKIRIRLKAYDHEVIDSSAKKIVETVTRTGASVAGPVPLPTEKNVYCVIKSPHKYKDSREHFEMRTHKRLIDILDPTPKTVDSLMRLDLPAGVDIEIKL encoded by the coding sequence ATGGCGGGACAGAAGATCCGCATCCGGCTCAAGGCCTACGACCACGAGGTCATCGACTCCTCGGCGAAGAAGATCGTCGAGACGGTGACCCGCACTGGTGCGTCGGTCGCGGGCCCGGTGCCGCTGCCCACTGAGAAGAACGTGTACTGCGTCATCAAGTCGCCGCACAAGTACAAGGACTCGCGCGAGCACTTCGAGATGCGCACGCACAAGCGCCTCATCGACATCCTCGACCCCACGCCGAAGACGGTTGACTCGCTCATGCGCCTCGACCTGCCGGCGGGCGTCGACATCGAGATCAAGCTCTGA
- the rplC gene encoding 50S ribosomal protein L3: MAKNIKGILGEKLGMTQVWDENNRVVPVTVVKAGPNVVTQVRTNDVDGYESVQIAFGEIDPRKVNKPLKGHFAKADVTPRRHLVELRTADASEYTLGQEITAEVFEAGVKVDVTGKSKGKGFAGAMKRHNFRGGKASHGAHRVHRKPGSIGGCATPGRVFKGMRMAGRMGNERVTTQNLTVHAVDAEKGLLLIKGAVPGPNGGLVLVRTAAKGV; encoded by the coding sequence ATGGCTAAGAACATCAAGGGCATCCTGGGCGAGAAGCTCGGCATGACGCAGGTCTGGGACGAGAACAACCGGGTCGTCCCGGTGACCGTCGTCAAGGCCGGCCCGAATGTCGTGACCCAGGTCCGTACGAACGACGTCGACGGCTACGAGTCGGTCCAGATCGCCTTCGGCGAGATCGACCCGCGCAAGGTGAACAAGCCCCTCAAGGGCCACTTCGCCAAGGCCGACGTCACCCCGCGCCGCCACCTGGTGGAGCTCCGCACCGCTGACGCCTCCGAGTACACGCTCGGCCAGGAGATCACCGCCGAGGTCTTCGAGGCCGGCGTGAAGGTCGACGTCACGGGCAAGAGCAAGGGCAAGGGCTTCGCCGGTGCGATGAAGCGCCACAACTTCCGTGGTGGCAAGGCCTCGCACGGTGCCCACCGCGTGCACCGCAAGCCCGGTTCGATCGGTGGCTGCGCCACCCCGGGCCGTGTCTTCAAGGGCATGCGCATGGCCGGTCGCATGGGCAACGAGCGTGTGACCACCCAGAACCTGACCGTCCACGCCGTTGACGCCGAGAAGGGTCTGCTGCTCATCAAGGGCGCCGTCCCCGGCCCCAACGGTGGCCTCGTCCTGGTCCGCACCGCGGCCAAGGGGGTTTGA